Genomic DNA from Polycladomyces subterraneus:
AGTGACACCAAACAACACGTGGCTTCCGTGCGTACCCACCAGCGTGTAGAACGAAGAGCCGAACGCGCTGCGAGTGAAGGTGTGCCCTTCATGCACGTATTCGATGAACTCGTAGATCTCCAATCCCAAGAAAGCCAAGCCCAGCAGAACCGTCACGCCAAACCAGAAGAGCATCGACTTCAGATTTTCGCGGTGCATGCCCAAAATGCCGAGAACGCTGGTCAGGCTGCTGGTTAACAGGATGAGTGTCGCGGCGGCGACCATCGGAAGACTGAACAGCTCTTCCGAGGTCGGACCGCCCATCGTAGAATGACGAAGAGCCAGGAACGTACCGAACAAGCAAGCGAACAAGACGGTTTCGGCCCCGAGGAAAAACCAGAAACCCAAGATCTTATTTTTTCCTTCCAACGTTGAGGTTTCCGTGTGATGAGGCATTTCCGGAGCCATGCTCAGTTGATTGTGATCACTCATGCTCTCGCCCCCTTCTCCGTAGCCTCAATTTCCTCAGGTTCAATGTGGTAGCCAGGATCATGATCAAACGAACGCATGAACATGGTGATGAAGACCATGATCAAGCCTAGCACTGCCGCCGGGATCGCCCGCATGACAAAACCGAAACCGGCGATGAAGAAGCCAACCGCCATCAATATCGGCAGATAGGATGGAGACGGCATGTGAATCGAACCGATCGGCTCGGCCGGCTCCACGCCTTTCTTGCCGTTCATTTTCGCGTACCACAGGGCATCCACATCTCGCACCAGCGGCAACTGCGCAAAGTTGTACTCCGGTGCCGGAGACGAAATCGCCCATTCCAGTGTCCGACCATCCCACGGATCAGAGCCGGCCGCTTCACCGCGACGAGCGGTGACGGCTATGTTCACCAGTAAGAAGATGATGGAGATGCCCATCAAAAGCGCACCTGCCGTGCTCAACTGGTTCCCCCATTCCAAACCGTAACCCGGTTGATAGGTGAACACCCGGCGCGGCATCCCCCACAGACCCAACCAATGTTGAACCAAAAATGTCATGTGGAATCCGATGAGGAACAGCCAAAAATGCCAGCGTCCCAACGTTTCGTTCAGTTTCTTGCCGAACATTTTCGGCCACCAGTAATACATGCCCGCAAACATTCCGAAGACGGTGCCCCCGATCAGCACGTAATGGAAGTGGGCCACGACGAAGTAAGTGTCTTGGTACTGAAAGTCAGCCGGCGGTACCGCTAGCATAACCCCCGTTACTCCACCGATTACGAATGTCGGGATGAAGCCAACCGCAAACAGCATAGGTGTAGTGAACCGAATACATCCGCCCCACATGGTGAACAGCCAGTTGAACACCTTGATCCCCGTCGGAACCGCAATGGTCATCGTCGCGATCGCGAAAATGGCGTTGGACATCGGTCCCAGACCCACGGTAAACATATGATGGACCCACACCATGAAGCCCAAGAATCCGATCAGCACCATCGCGAACACCATCGACGAGTATCCAAACAGACGTTTTTTGGAAAAAGTCGCGATCACTTCAGACATGACCCCGAAAGCGGGCAAAACCACGATGTACACTTCCGGATGCCCGAAAATCCAGAACAAGTGTTGCCAGATCACCGGGTCACCGCCACCGGCCACATCAAAGAAATGCGAACCAAACAGACGGTCGAACATCAGCAGGATTAATCCCACCGTCAATGGCGGCATCGCGAACAAAAGAAGCGCGGAAGTGACGAATGTGGCCCAGGTAAACAGCGGCATGCGCAAAAAGGTCATCCCGGGCGCCCGCATGTTCACGATCGTCACCAGGAAGTTGATAGCGCCCATCAGACTTGAGAGCCCAGCGATCTGCAACCCAAGCACGTAATAGTCGATACCGGGTCCCGGGCTGAAATGATTTAACGCCAATAAGGGATAAGACGTCCAACCGGCATCCGGTGCGCCGCCGAACAACCAGCTGAAGTTGAGCAACAAGCCCCCGGCGAGGAATAGCCAGAAGCCCAATGCGTTCATGAACGGGAACGCCACGTCGCGTGCACCGATTTGCAACGGAACAACCACGTTCATTAAGCCGAAGATCATCGGCATGGCCGCCAGAAAGATCATCGTCGTTCCGTGCATGGTAAGCAGTTGGTTAAACGTGTCGCCCACCATGAAATGGTTGTTCGGAACGATCAACTGCATCCGAATCAGTAAGGCTTCAATGCCACCGACTAGGAGAAAGAAGAAACCGGAGAGAAAATACATGATCCCAATCTTTTTATGATCGACAGTGGTCAGCCAGTCCCACAGCCAATGGTTGCGTACCCGCTCAAGGAAGCGGTCGTTGTAACCGCCGGTGAAGATGGCCAGGATGAACATGGCGAAGACCAGCACGCTTAAAAACGCTCCCATGGTGTCCCTCCTTCAAACGTCCGTTCAATGTGCTCCCCTTCCGGCAAAGGGGGCTTTCCGCTATTCTTGTCTGTTATTTCAAACTCATTAAGTATTGAGTGAGCGCCTTCATCTCTTTTTCGTCCAAATAACCGATCTTCGGCATCCGAGCACCTGGTTTGAAGGCTTGCGGATTTTTCAGCCATGCTTGCAAATGCTTCTCGTCATGCGGAAGGAAGCCGGCGATCGTCGTACGTTGGCCGAAACCGGTCAGTTCCGGTCCCTTTTTGCCTTCGTAACGGAAATCCGCACCACGTACGGCATGGCAACCAATGCAGTTTTGCGCCACCAATTGTTTCCCTTGTTCCAGAGTCTTGTTTGCCGCCATGGATTGCGGATGTTGCTGCGCTTTGACCCACTTATCAAAATCTTGTTGCTTTTGGGCGATCACCGTGAAATCCATCAATGCGTGACTTGCGCCACAGAGCTCTGCACATTTCCCGGTATAACGCCCCGGTTTGTCAGCCTGTAGCCACATATGATTTTTCTTTCCGGGGATGGCGTCCATTTTACCGCCCAGGTTGGGCACCCAGAAAGCATGAATCACATCGGCTGAAGTGATTTCAAAGTGCACCTTTTTCCCCACCGGGATGTGCAGTTCCTGAGATGTACGGAATCCGTATTGCGGATAGATGAACTCCCACCAATACTGGTGCCCGATCACTTTCACCTCGACAGTTTGTCCTTGCGGCGGATTTTTTGCCAGGTTGAATGTGGTCGATATGGTCGGCACCGCTAGTACCACCAGCAAGACGATCGGGATGACCGTCCAGAGTATTTCTAATTTAGTGTTGCCTTCAACCTGTTTGGGAATATCGTTTTGCCCCGGGCGCTGCCGGAAACGGACCAACACATAAACATAAATGATCGTCACGACGGTGAGAACGCCGATCATGATCCCCAAACTAAGCTTGATCAACGATAATTGCATTTCCCCAGCGGGTCCCGAAGGATCCAAGGTATTCAACCTCGGGTCACCGCAACCGGTCAATAGAAGCGCCAGTGCCGCAAACACCAACAGATAACGCCACAAATGTTGCCGTCGTCTCAACACCTTCAAACCTCGCTTTCTCTCATCGCGTAAACTTGGCTAAACAGTGGTTGCGTTCCCGCCGCCTTCATCCGGCGACGGGAGGCACCTTATCCACTATCATCACCAAGAGGATGGCCGTTAAATAAACCAAGGAATACAAGAACATCTGCCGAGCCCATCGATCATCGTCCTTCGTAAAGAAGCCGGCGATCGACAAAACCAAATAGATAACCCCAAGAATGATGGCGGTGGCAAAATAGATCTTCCCGACGACCCCCGTATGGTACAGGAAGAGTGATGAAGGGATCATCGCCGCCACATACACCATGATCTGTCGTTTGGTCTCCATAAAACCACGGACGACGGGAAGCATCGGAACACCCGCGGCTCGGTAATCTTCCACTTTTCGCATGGCCAATGCCAAGAAATGCGGCGGTTGCCACATGAACAAGATGAGAAACAAAATCCAAGCGGGAAGATCCACATTGCCCGTTACAGCCGTCCAACCGATCATCGGCGGTACGGCACCAGATATGCCACCGATCACCGTGTTCAGTGTCGTCGTCCGTTTCAGCCATGCAGAGTAGACCATAACATACACAAAAAAGCCAATCATCCCCAAAACCGCTGCCAACGGATTGGCTCCCAGCGCCAACACTGAGATGCCAGCCACCGTCAGGACGATACCCATCCACAGAGCGGTACCAGGGGCGATTCGTCCGGAAGCTACAGGGCGGTTACGGGTTCGTGCCATCGAAGGGTCGATATCCCGGTCGATGAAGTTGTTCAGTGTGCATCCCCCGGCGATGACCAAAGCCGTTCCCAATAGTGTGAAGAACAGCAAAGTGAGGTCAAGCGAACGAGGTCCGGCCAACCAAAACCCGGTAAACGCCGCCAAAAGATTGGAGACATTGATACCGGGCTTCGTGATGTTGAGATAATCTCGCCATGTCGCTTTGCTTGGAGTCGCCGTAAACGGCTCAGTCGACATGATGGGATCGACGGACGTTTCACGTGTCAACGGTCGTTCCACAGGGCAGACCTCCTTTCTTGGCCGGACTTCGCCAGCGATGATAATACGCAATTGTGGCGCCGGCTCAGACCCTCGATCGGGTCCCCTAATGCTTTCAAGACCGGCCCTTGTTAGAGCTGTATCGAAACTGCAGCTGCTTGCCAATTGGACATGACCCATAATCCAGTTACTATAGTATCCGTTTCAATGAATCCCACTTATACATCATCCAGCGTCGGACGAATGCGTCCGGGCAAAAAAAAGGAGGATGGCGAACCGCTTCCGCCCCCACCCGGATCGCCAATCGACGTGAAGTCATAGCGGGAAAACGCTTTACATCATATTTTCCGTTGATCCATCATGGATGAAACAACAGGAATAAGCTGGCAATGAAAAGACAAGTCTCGGATGTCATCCCCATTTTAGTTGATCAAAAAGAAGGGCGTCAAGGCCACACCAAAAAGGTTCATAATATGGAAACATAGACAAATCCACCGTGAAAGCGCTTGCTCGGAACAAAACATCATCGGCGCTGACAAGTCCACCTAGGGGTGTGTCTGGTGAATACTGTCCACATTGCTTTCCCGGCTCGCTCCACCTGCGCCCCTTCAGGGAAACAGTTGATGACCGCTCCGACACGGTCAGCGTAGGACGCGGGCAAAGTACGCATCGCTTTGAGGAAATTGCCCGCTATTTCCAACCCTTCGTTTTCCCGAGTCTTCGCTCAGTCAGGGCTTGTCGCTCGCCTGGAAAAACATTGCTCCCTTACGGAATGACCAGACACACCTTAGATACTCCGATTCCTTCATTCGGAGTAAAAGTGGAAATGCAGCGCCGATGAATCAGCTGTCTTGTATCGTTTTCGCCGTTTTCAGCCATTTGATTACTTCCACGCAAGTACCTTTGCCCTCTACA
This window encodes:
- the coxB gene encoding cytochrome c oxidase subunit II, whose protein sequence is MRRRQHLWRYLLVFAALALLLTGCGDPRLNTLDPSGPAGEMQLSLIKLSLGIMIGVLTVVTIIYVYVLVRFRQRPGQNDIPKQVEGNTKLEILWTVIPIVLLVVLAVPTISTTFNLAKNPPQGQTVEVKVIGHQYWWEFIYPQYGFRTSQELHIPVGKKVHFEITSADVIHAFWVPNLGGKMDAIPGKKNHMWLQADKPGRYTGKCAELCGASHALMDFTVIAQKQQDFDKWVKAQQHPQSMAANKTLEQGKQLVAQNCIGCHAVRGADFRYEGKKGPELTGFGQRTTIAGFLPHDEKHLQAWLKNPQAFKPGARMPKIGYLDEKEMKALTQYLMSLK
- the cyoE gene encoding heme o synthase, whose product is MERPLTRETSVDPIMSTEPFTATPSKATWRDYLNITKPGINVSNLLAAFTGFWLAGPRSLDLTLLFFTLLGTALVIAGGCTLNNFIDRDIDPSMARTRNRPVASGRIAPGTALWMGIVLTVAGISVLALGANPLAAVLGMIGFFVYVMVYSAWLKRTTTLNTVIGGISGAVPPMIGWTAVTGNVDLPAWILFLILFMWQPPHFLALAMRKVEDYRAAGVPMLPVVRGFMETKRQIMVYVAAMIPSSLFLYHTGVVGKIYFATAIILGVIYLVLSIAGFFTKDDDRWARQMFLYSLVYLTAILLVMIVDKVPPVAG
- a CDS encoding cytochrome (ubi)quinol oxidase subunit III; amino-acid sequence: MSDHNQLSMAPEMPHHTETSTLEGKNKILGFWFFLGAETVLFACLFGTFLALRHSTMGGPTSEELFSLPMVAAATLILLTSSLTSVLGILGMHRENLKSMLFWFGVTVLLGLAFLGLEIYEFIEYVHEGHTFTRSAFGSSFYTLVGTHGSHVLFGVTWITTLIYQGWKKGITKETAPKFYVASLYWHFIDVVWVFIFTVVYLLGMIS
- the ctaD gene encoding cytochrome c oxidase subunit I; this encodes MYFLSGFFFLLVGGIEALLIRMQLIVPNNHFMVGDTFNQLLTMHGTTMIFLAAMPMIFGLMNVVVPLQIGARDVAFPFMNALGFWLFLAGGLLLNFSWLFGGAPDAGWTSYPLLALNHFSPGPGIDYYVLGLQIAGLSSLMGAINFLVTIVNMRAPGMTFLRMPLFTWATFVTSALLLFAMPPLTVGLILLMFDRLFGSHFFDVAGGGDPVIWQHLFWIFGHPEVYIVVLPAFGVMSEVIATFSKKRLFGYSSMVFAMVLIGFLGFMVWVHHMFTVGLGPMSNAIFAIATMTIAVPTGIKVFNWLFTMWGGCIRFTTPMLFAVGFIPTFVIGGVTGVMLAVPPADFQYQDTYFVVAHFHYVLIGGTVFGMFAGMYYWWPKMFGKKLNETLGRWHFWLFLIGFHMTFLVQHWLGLWGMPRRVFTYQPGYGLEWGNQLSTAGALLMGISIIFLLVNIAVTARRGEAAGSDPWDGRTLEWAISSPAPEYNFAQLPLVRDVDALWYAKMNGKKGVEPAEPIGSIHMPSPSYLPILMAVGFFIAGFGFVMRAIPAAVLGLIMVFITMFMRSFDHDPGYHIEPEEIEATEKGARA